AActacaaatacatatataatataaatgaaataatgtctagaatttaattataggaGGCTAAGTATTACACTTATTACTTTAACAAGTAAATGctatatcaaaaataatttacatttaaatcTCCTATAtaatccaattttttgttaatatgagtaaattcagtgaatttcgATTGACGCGGGAATTTATCTGTTAGATGgaaacaaaattcacaaatactaaatataattttttaaaccacagAGAATGCTCGTGTAACCccaaattttttaagaaagggatgtaattatcccaattttACCAGAGGTCTATTACCTTTAATcctatatatagagagagggGGGGAGGGCAGATTGGAGGGATATGGATTCGGGAATTGAATGGGGCAGTAGTATGGCAGCAGCATGGGGAATAAGCAGAAAGGGAGTGATAGAAGGAGCAAAGGAAGACCTGGAAATCCTGGAAATGCAGCACCACAACAACTTCCACACTCTAAAGCTTGAGCTCAGAGCGTTCATCTGTGACCTTCATCATCACTCCCACAACAACGCTGCCATCTCCACCGCCACTCAAGgtcaccaccaccaccctcCTAATTTCTCCGTCTCTTCTCCCCATACTCTCCTTTCTTTTGCAGATTTTCCCTTCAcgtctttataattttaatttaactattGAATGAACAGAGTCTTCATCGAGCAGGAAGCTGAAGAGGAACAGCGACGGTAGCGGCGGTGGAATGATGAAATGAAGAGGAGGCAGGACTGATGCAGTACTGGAGAGGGCGCAGCAATGTCTTCATAAAATTCAACACCTGAAAACCAGCTTATGTTAGTAGTTGTAATATGGCAATTGATCTCTACTGtaaccaaagaaaaaaaaaaagtgtgtTTGACGACGCCttcaattttttgcatttaaaaGTAGAAATGACAAATGAAACCAATACAATTAGATGTCATGTGTTTGACCTGCGGAGGAGACCGGAATAGTAGCGGGACGAGAATGAGTTTGCGGTGGGACAATAGTAGTGGGACAATAGTAGCGGGGCAAGAATGAGTTTGAGGTGGGACGGGACAGGTTTCAGGTCCAACAACAACCAGGACGGAACAAGTTCCATGTGGAATCAGGACAGCTCTGGGATCCGGCCAAATATATGCTCCCTATAAATTGAAGTAGGCATGTCTATTTTAAACTAATCAATCACTGATAGTATTTAAAAGTTGCATGATTGATCAGTGATAAAATTTTCCGGCATGAATCGACAAGGTAATTTTGGCTCACTGCTTGTTTCTCCCATTCTTGCTTCTTGCTTGGCATTCATTCTCATAGCTCCAAACTTCAAAGACGTGACTGATAGAACAGTAAACTGTTGTGCTGTCACAAATACCtgcaaatgtaaaaaataaagcatgcCTGGTGAGAGGATCAACTCCAAAGATGTTGGAGAAAATTAGTATGATTTTCAACTGAAGCATAGATAACTGAGTGCCCTGGATTTGCGCTTGCACAGGCAGTCACCACTGTGAGGCTCATCTAATTCTCCCTCCCCAAATGCAAACTTAGACGCAGGTTACAAAAgcataaataactaaaatttttaatgcaAAAGATACAAAAACAATGTAAAAGCATCAGATAGTAATTGACGGAAAACGAATAGCATCATAAAAAGTCTGACAGACATCAACAAACAAAAGGGGCACTTTTACGCCAATGAGAACAAATTAGTGGTAACTCGAAACAGTTTCTTGATCTAAATGAATCAAATTAGCACACATCATCTACAGCCTAGCTATCATTACGAATTATGATATCCATGTTCTGATGCTACACCGCAGTATTTGTCACTCACAACAAATATCACGTAGCCAGGGCCCTCATACACTCATAGCATATCGCCCTTATTTTACATAACATCATACAAACTTCCAGAAGTTATGAACTTTAGAACACATTATACACAACATGTTGCTGATCAGTTTTTAACTGTTATCTAATTTATGGTTTCAGATATAGAATAGATTAGGGATTCATTAGTGAACGCTTGTCGAAGCGGAGCTCTGTTCTGCCAGCCAAAAGCTTTGAACTGATTTTGCCTCTCATTGGATGATACTATACTTTAACTGTTTGCCATGATAACACTTGCAACTTTGAAGCCAAAGCATGAGGCAAGGTGAAAGACATGAGGACTGATCTGAAGtgacttcaattttaaatcaaaactCCCAGTATTATATAGACACTTTACTGATCCTAAACTACAAGATCTTGTGACGGCCAAAAGATCAGAAATAATCCAAATGTGGCATACAAGGGATATGCAGCTCAAGCTATGTGAACAACtcaattttagcaaattataaACCATGAGAAGAAAGAGCATTGAAGTAAAGAAACAGTCTTGAGAAAAGCTTATCACATTGAACAACTTAATCTACTATAACTCTGTTACTACTTTGcgtaattaaagaaattaagtcTTCTTACTTTACTAGCTTTTGTACATAGCGACCTTAAGAGGTCTTTTCGTACCTTAATAGATTTTTCGCGTCACGACCTTAAGTGGTCCTTTCATACCTTAGCACTATAAGCTTGAGAGACCTGTACTATTAATATCGTTGTAATTAACTGTGATTAAAAGCGGAGAATAGTAATTAcaagaaacaaatatgaaGGTTCCTCGTCGTTCAATAAGGTCCACAAAAACCTCCTCTATCAATCATTAAACATTGAGGTGACgcatagaaaattttcaaatttcctATGTTCCAAGGTCAAGGACGTTCCTCTCCCATCATCGTCTTGGACTTGTGAGACCCTACTTTACATATTTGGGTCTAATTTGCCTACATGCTTGGaaacttcaattttgtttagttCTAAATCGCCCACAAGAAAGTTGTTGGAATATGTGACCAGAAAATCAATTGGattaacttttcattttcgttaatatttatcaaaataatattggaatgatgaatatggtaagaaTTCATCATACTAGCATTGGTTTTTATTGTGCTTACCACTAATGTTGAACATGGTTTCAATGTCACAACAAAATGCCCACAGGCCGAAAGGTTAAACCCATGAAGTTGTGTTGTGCATAGGTTTGGCCGCTATGAGACCAACTTCTAAGGATTGATCTGAAATGTTCCTAGACGAAGACCTCGACACAGGGCATTGAgggtcctatagagactttcACTAAGTACTGCAACCATATTTCATCGGTAGTAGATGCAGGTCATCTGTGCAGTTTTAGTAGGTTAGTTGCCAATGTAGTTGACTGACTGAATTGACTTGCAGAAAATGTCATATGGAAGACTCTTAAAGCTTTGCCAGTATGACTGGAACTCCCGATTCGATATTATGAGATTAGCCCTCGGATTCGATGAATGATGGCAATCTCATGCATATGaagactgtatcttggatatggTGAGCGGTGGCCATGTCGTGAGGAATGGTCATCATAAACCATATGAAGTGCAGTTGGAGTATATAGTAAGGACGGTGGATTTGAAGACAAAATCTATTCCCTGTTAGTATATGACAACAATGTCTCCTATACGGTCTGAGATCTATTTATGCCCTCAAAATCTGTGGTCATAGTGACTGAATGAATTGGGTAGGTTTCTCGATTCAATCAGTAGGTAAACGAGCACTTGAGTTATAAGTATAGATACCTAGTCAAGTATGGGAATCGATGCCcctttcatgccctagactaagccTAGGAGACGGTCGACAGTAGGATTGTACTCGTATGAAACTCGGAGCTTAAATATTCACGTCactattcacctagtctctactCCCATAAACTCTTGCGAAAAGACTACCCATGGTAACGGGCTATTTCTGGTTACGGATTaatcagaaaaaattgattaagttggatttaattaattatgttggtcACTCTAAAAGAATCAGTATAGCCAGAAAACGTTgcggaagcgtgaaataaaaaattatttaaaacaaatcaaaggTGTGTTACCTTTGAAATCCTCGGGGgtttggtgtttgtcaaaagtataataatcaaaatgtaaacatgctagacaagtggctagatGATGAAATAAAGacataaaaacaataataaaattttactttttgtttctatagtcGAACAACAACGTGCATTGTTCCCTTTATGTTCTCCCGTTCACTTTAgaatccaaattagaacccctctaatttgtccacaccacactaagggagagatatagttctttttctattcctagatagaacaaagagcaagaagaagaaaataactccaaactaacactattaAAAAGTGCTTTTGGACTGTTTTTTGTTCTAAcatgaatccaattcaatatagaacaaaaaggataacaaccttgtcaactaatcaaCTATAATTGCATAGAGatcccatgtctgtcgctgatgaaacacgacactcatccaatgaatgcaacaCTTAGtacaagtctctataggactctcgatgcccagtctcgaggtcctcgacactgaacgtttcagaccaactcttagaagttggtttcatagctgctaTCCATTGCGCAGCCCAACTGCATGGGTtgttcaattggtctgtgggcatttgttatAACGTTAAAACACCtttcaacgtaaatagtaagcacaacaaacacacgatgccatagatgaatgctcattatgattatatataaatatattataatactCTCTTAGAAGTCAAATATTAACCTATTAATAAATCATGATACCAAATTATTCTCGACACgtaaataattagataatgTGAGAACTACCactattatattgaatttctatttttgccCTCCACAAATTATAGATTTCACTTTGTGGAAAGAAATATAGAAACAAATTATGCAAAAGCGAAggctaaattttataaaatacctAAAAGAACTTTCATTCTAGACACGAAAGatgctttctttttataattagtatagataataagAAACAcatgcatttaattttttaatgaaatagtTTTAatagagaaattaatttttatacaaataatagtgaatcaaatgaaactttataattaaagtaaataaattagaaatggAACCTTCAAGAAAAGTcttttaattactaaaatcaaTAGTGttactattaataaaaactcAATGTTTGGTGTGTTTTGTAGTGCTTTGGCAAAACTAACATgttctttcttccttctcattCAATCCTAAAAACGAGTTAAGTCATATAAAAGGTGGGAcgaaatacataaataaatctaggctaaaaacatatatccataaaataaaagactttAACCCTTTTTAACGAAACCAACAAAATACATGCATGAAATTCTAGTATTTACTTTCAACAAAACCAAGAAACCAATTAGtcttttaatatcatcaaGGCTAGATATGTGGATGATGTCTTAATTGCAGGTCCATCAAAGCAAGTACTTATAGATTTTAAGCAATACCTAGACAGGCTTTTCACTATTAAGGACCTTGGACCAACAAGGTTCTTCCTTGGTCTGGAAATTACAAGGTCTAATCAAGGAATTACAATCactcaaacaaaatatacaaGTGAAATTATGACAAATGCAGGACTTATGCAGGCTAAAGCCACTTCAACCCCTCTGCCAATAGGTTTTAAACTAAGAGTTTGAAGAAGAACAAATGTCAAATCGTAAATCCTATAGAAGGCTTCTGGCAGACTATTGTACTTAAGGTTCACTAGGTCTGATATTTGCTATAGCACTCAACAACTTTCTGAGTTCATGCAACACCCTTGCAAGGCACATTGGAATACAACACTTTTTCTTGTGAGATATCTTAAAGGGATTATGAACAGAGGATTGTATTTTCCTTCAAAAGAATAATTCAATATCACTGCATTTTGTGATGCAGAATGGGCTACATGCCAGGACACTAGAACGTCCTTGAGAGGTTATTGTGTATTCCTTGGAGAAAGTTTGATATCATGGAAGACGAAGAACAGACCATCGTGGCTCGGTCTAGCGCTGAAGTAGAATATCGAAGTATGGGATCAACTACTTGTGAGCTTATATGGATATACAACCTTCTTGCaaacttataaattacaatacttACTCTAATTCCATTCTTTTGCGACAATCAAACAACCCTTTACATTGTAGCTAGTCTTGTCTTCCATGAGAGaacaaaatatcttaaaatagATTGCCATTTAGTACGTGACAAGTACAAAGAAGGATTCCATGTACTTCAACACATTCCAACCAAACATCAaccttcttttgtttttatcaaaGCTTTATTGTACAATtcttgagaaattattatgtttattgtagaattaaaaaagttaaaactttTGACTAGTACAatggtattttaattagaacatgtctatattttatgtgtctaaatattttagagagaTTGTCATGAGTACTTGTATTCGGTGTGAATAtgcttttgtatttaatattatatgcagtGTATTTCGTATTGAATCATTAAATTCTATGTTGagattttttacattaaaatgtgatgtgttgattatattttgaatcGAATCATTAGATTTTACGTTGAGATTTTCTACATTGAAACGTATcgatatttttcatttatgttcaTTGCGTAGTTTCCTTAAAAGATAATCGAAATCTTggagaattattattttgaattcttaCACACCATCTACCAAACAAAATTCCTACTATCAAACCCCCAATGTTGCCTCACTCTTTTCTCGTGCAATTTCTCCTTTGATCtctttttcatcatctttcacacttatatttctttcatgctctgttattttgtattaatattgttcattttatcacttttttatttgaagtttttATTGATGGTCGACAAAATTTGAGTGATAAATGATgacaatatttgattttttttaaaaaaaattggattttatttttatttttcttggtatTTTTTCATACCCCTGaagaaatttctttgattaatCTTAATTAAGGTGGAAAATTCTATGTTggttaatcaaaataaattaattgttattatgagACGCCTATCTCTCTTCTTGAtggtaaaattattgttataaattattttatgcaaGTAAAGATTTtgatggtaattttttttttctttgaaaaaagaataaggaaGTCTTAATTATCTATGATCCAATGTTATTATTctatatctcaatttttaggGGCTGGTgttgtaaaatttgaatgtcAATTGACCtgattttgtttcttaggcatttttttaattatttgtacacatatttatatgtcaCCATGATATTAGtctttaccataatttttaaattacaataggAGAATTTTGCTTATTCCTAAAGTACAGCCCTATGTATCCAGTACAAATTCCTAAAGTACAGCCCTATGTATCCAGTACAAATTACTGTAATTCTCTAAGCTagtcaaaaaaataaggaaatttAATGAGTAAATCAATCCGCGTACGCCTATAATAATATACCCTATACACACATGgttaacaaaattttcttctattatttaaattgtatgGTGATGTAGCCGGTGATATATGCCTAGTTTGTTACTGGATACATTGGGCTGTTACGTTAGGAGTATGCAAATTTGAGCTAAATCTCACCACATCGACTAGAAAGTACATTCTAAGCTGCGAGCTTGTGGATGTCGATAGGGATTAAGGAAATTATCAATGAAATCACAGATATGCCCTTAAAATGGGCATTTACTACACGGTCAGGCCGAAGATCCACGCACTCTCAATCGAGATCAGGTCCGACCTGCAACTCGGCTCAAAGGATCCATTACTGAGGGCCGTTGATTTGCCTGATATCCTACAAAGTAAGATCACAATACGTGGCACAATGCAAGTGAACCCCTTCAGATAGTCAAGGTGATCTATTCAAGCATTATAAATGCATCATGCATAGTTCATTTATGGTAAGATATTTATTACACTAAAATCTACATTAAATACATTGAGATTCTATCTCAAACCCTTTTAATGACTTAAACATCAAAGAGTTTTAGTTGGAAATCTCCCAAGCCTAATGATTTCCTCTTTTCTCAAGTCCGAAAACCATTTCGAGAACGCAAGGTAGCTGAGCGACCGGGATCAGAtgccaaaacaataaaaattatgaggaACATCAATTGCAAGCTTCACTTGCCATTCGCCTCAAATGGGTTACGTTATCACAAGGAACTTACCGGGTGGATGAGGGCACGGCCTGGGGCGATTCAAGCCTGAGCTTGCGCACCTCAAAGGGGTTTCGTTTGCTTTTTAACTGACAGTATAAGATTATTTGTCTTGCCTTTGTTAGAATCTTCATTGTTACCGATACTTTCTTAAGATAACTttgtactatattttttccgttctttcttttcaattatgaTAAGTAATATAgttttgttaattcttttttttttgggagtcaattttaaattaaatatgaggACTATTTGCGAGATTTAGGACAATGAATACTGTCAAGATTGGAGAAATTTCACTTACTTATtgggttaaattcatttaaaaatattttattaacaattcaataatataaattatcttacATGATATCCTCTAGAGTAATGACATTCAATGGGAGGCAACTTCAGGCACTGATACatatggtggtggtggtggtggtgaggaTATATGAAGGTGATGGCACTGGAGCTACAAATGGAGATGAGGATGGTGTCTCTCAGGCTACAGGTGATGGTGGAACAAGCGGTGGGCTGGACAATAATGTAACCCTATGACATTTACCTCCTGGTACCATATCTACATGAACTTCAAGTTTTActtgaagaatttaaattgcaagttaacttaattaaattagtttgcTTAAAGGTTTTAAATCGAAAGTTAACtaagttaaattagtttactTACAGTTTTAAATTGAAACTTAACTAAGTTAAACTGATTTActtaaagtttttaaattgagCGTTAACTaagtttaattagtttatttaaagGTTTTAAATTGAGAGTCAAACTCTTCGCTAGATACTTCGGGGGACTACCGCTtctcagaaaaaaaatttaataaaccaAATGGATCAATACTGGGTACCCCATTGCTGAGGGAAGCCTTGGTGTCAGAAACCTGAGAGACGTTGTTGAGGCATTCTAGCCAAACTTTGGTGGAGACTTAGATTGAATAACTCACTTTGGGCCCTTGACACACTAAACAAGCATTGCAAGAACAATGCCCTTTATACACCAAGGTTTCAAGGGACGACTCACCTACTTGCAGATGGCTTTGTAAAGTCCATCGGTCTGGGAGAAAATTAGAgatcataaaattatcactcCCATCTTTAGGAATATATGGACTCCATCATCATTAAGGACCAACTCCATAGTAAGATTATAAGGATTGTTAAACTTGATCATCTTCATTGCCCATGCTTTTGGTTTTCGTAGTACTTCTAGTTTCAGTTACCTGCTAGCTGAAACTAAAAGTACTATGA
The window above is part of the Sesamum indicum cultivar Zhongzhi No. 13 linkage group LG7, S_indicum_v1.0, whole genome shotgun sequence genome. Proteins encoded here:
- the LOC105165905 gene encoding uncharacterized protein LOC105165905 gives rise to the protein MDSGIEWGSSMAAAWGISRKGVIEGAKEDLEILEMQHHNNFHTLKLELRAFICDLHHHSHNNAAISTATQGHHHHPPNFSVSSPHTLLSFADFPFTSLLLERAQQCLHKIQHLKTSLC